The following coding sequences lie in one Polynucleobacter necessarius genomic window:
- a CDS encoding sugar transferase: MVKRGFDLALVLAATIILFVPILLVTIAVYFTSPGPVIYWSKRFGKNNLLFSMPKFRTMRIDTPEVATHLLSDPSTYLTSIGSFLRKSSLDELPQLFSIWLGDMSFVGPRPALFNQEDLIELRTQHGVEVLRPGLTGWAQINGRDELPIAVKVSLDAEYLQNQSLSFDIKILWLTFLAVIHQKGVSH; encoded by the coding sequence ATGGTCAAGCGTGGCTTCGATTTAGCCTTGGTATTAGCGGCAACAATAATCCTGTTTGTGCCAATTTTGCTAGTAACTATCGCAGTTTATTTTACCTCGCCTGGTCCGGTAATCTATTGGTCAAAAAGATTTGGCAAAAATAATCTTTTATTTTCGATGCCCAAGTTTCGAACAATGCGTATTGATACTCCTGAGGTTGCAACTCATCTTTTAAGTGATCCATCAACTTATTTGACATCAATTGGATCCTTTTTACGTAAATCAAGCTTAGATGAATTACCTCAACTTTTTAGTATTTGGTTGGGGGATATGAGTTTTGTAGGACCTCGTCCTGCATTATTTAATCAGGAGGATTTAATTGAGTTAAGAACTCAACACGGCGTTGAAGTTCTGAGGCCCGGTCTTACGGGTTGGGCTCAGATTAACGGTCGCGATGAGTTACCCATTGCGGTAAAAGTTTCTTTAGACGCGGAGTATCTTCAGAATCAATCTTTAAGTTTTGATATAAAAATACTATGGCTAACGTTCCTTGCGGTCATTCATCAAAAAGGGGTCTCTCATTGA
- a CDS encoding glycosyltransferase family 4 protein, whose product MKILVVSQYFWPEGFRINELIKSLVERGIEVDVLTGKPNYPDGDIFPGYKASGFLSESWNGATIFRVPLYPRGKNSSLKLALNYLSFIVSGVLFGPLLLRKRKYDVVFVYGLSPILLAIPAVFISWLKGKKLVIWVQDLWPQSLSATGYVQSRLILRCIEIIVRWIYRTSDLILVQSHAFEGAVAELALGKEIIYYPNSVDSSFAQTPVFGGGWQKIESLETGFPVIFAGNVGAAQAVETIVEAAVLLKEVPEIRFVIFGTGSKWEWLKNKVTDLGLSNLYLPGRFPVEAMPGYLQKAEVLLVTLTNEPIFALTVPNKIQAYMASGKPIVASLNGEGAKIVVESGSGISTPAEDPVVLAGAILSLYRMSAQERKQIGENGRVYYQAHFDHDILVDQLINHLEIISTKKGKLST is encoded by the coding sequence ATGAAAATATTGGTAGTAAGCCAATATTTTTGGCCTGAAGGATTTCGAATTAATGAGCTAATCAAATCTCTAGTTGAAAGAGGTATAGAGGTCGATGTTTTAACAGGTAAACCCAACTATCCGGATGGTGATATTTTTCCAGGTTATAAAGCGAGCGGTTTCCTATCGGAGTCATGGAATGGTGCAACCATTTTTAGAGTGCCACTTTATCCTAGGGGAAAAAATAGCTCTTTAAAGCTCGCTTTAAATTATCTATCTTTTATTGTCTCGGGGGTTCTTTTTGGGCCATTACTTTTGCGCAAGCGAAAATATGATGTTGTATTCGTCTACGGCTTATCTCCGATTCTTTTAGCAATCCCCGCAGTATTTATTTCATGGCTAAAAGGCAAAAAATTAGTCATATGGGTGCAGGATCTTTGGCCTCAAAGCTTGTCTGCTACAGGGTATGTTCAGTCCCGATTAATACTGAGGTGTATAGAAATAATAGTGCGCTGGATTTATCGAACTAGCGATTTAATTTTAGTTCAATCCCATGCTTTTGAGGGCGCTGTTGCTGAGTTGGCTCTCGGTAAAGAGATAATTTATTATCCCAACTCCGTTGATTCTAGTTTTGCTCAGACGCCTGTATTTGGGGGGGGGTGGCAAAAAATTGAATCATTAGAAACCGGTTTTCCAGTGATCTTTGCCGGTAATGTTGGGGCTGCTCAAGCTGTTGAAACTATTGTGGAAGCCGCAGTATTGCTTAAAGAGGTGCCAGAAATTCGGTTTGTTATATTTGGAACCGGAAGCAAATGGGAGTGGTTGAAGAATAAAGTTACCGATCTAGGTTTGAGTAATTTATATCTTCCGGGGCGTTTTCCAGTCGAGGCTATGCCTGGATATTTGCAGAAAGCGGAAGTTTTGCTCGTTACTCTGACTAATGAGCCTATTTTTGCGCTTACTGTACCTAATAAGATTCAGGCTTATATGGCATCGGGTAAGCCAATAGTTGCATCGTTAAACGGAGAGGGTGCCAAGATAGTCGTTGAGTCAGGGTCTGGAATTTCAACTCCTGCTGAAGATCCAGTTGTGCTTGCTGGTGCAATTTTATCTTTGTATCGAATGTCTGCCCAAGAGCGGAAGCAAATCGGAGAAAATGGAAGGGTTTATTATCAAGCCCATTTTGATCATGATATTTTGGTGGATCAACTCATTAATCATTTAGAAATAATTAGCACCAAGAAAGGAAAATTATCGACATGA
- a CDS encoding polysaccharide biosynthesis protein codes for MDFKDLTNFTLHLSRVVKRAMAIALDASLCVLTVLLSFYLRTGKWIALTGESEWDPMPAVFVSLILALPIFGVFGLYRAIFRYSGWTALLAVAKSVIIYGFLYFLIFTVYGVLGVPRTIGIIQPILILLAVGASRALVSYWLGGLYKNNFYRTNLPKTLIYGAGTSGRQLAAALAHSTEMIVIGFLDDDRKIQGQTLNGLPVHNPECLAHLKRRKNVHRVLLAIPSTSRKRRNEILNAILNQRLLVQTLPSMSDLAHGRVTISDLRWLDIDDLLGREAVHPNSELLGKNITNSKVLITGAGGSIGSELTRQIFLLKPKVLLLVEQSEFALYQIYEELLNSTNQDDENPIEIIPLIASVCDEARINSIFSAWHPNTVFHAAAYKHVPLVEHNPAEGIRNNIFGTLITAQCAARHQVKNFVLVSTDKAVRPTNIMGATKRLAENILQALSSTETRTTFSMVRFGNVLDSSGSVVPKFRQQIAAGGPITLTDTKITRYFMTIPEAAQLVIQAGAMGSGGDVFVLDMGEPVRIMDLAKKMIELSGFSVKDELNIDGDIEIQVIGLRPGEKLYEELLIGDNPMPTGHPRIMKAHEDFIAWGELESKLVELKSFLDAAGDPVQIRDLLAQLVPGYQPLGGVVDWIYLKGLNNYS; via the coding sequence ATGGATTTTAAGGATCTAACAAACTTTACACTTCATTTGTCTAGAGTGGTCAAGCGTGCCATGGCTATTGCTCTTGACGCATCTCTATGTGTACTGACAGTATTACTTTCTTTTTATCTGCGAACTGGTAAGTGGATTGCTTTAACAGGGGAATCTGAGTGGGATCCGATGCCTGCAGTTTTTGTTTCTCTAATATTAGCTTTACCAATCTTTGGTGTCTTTGGCCTATACCGAGCTATTTTTAGATATTCGGGTTGGACAGCATTATTAGCAGTTGCGAAGTCTGTAATTATTTATGGCTTTTTATATTTTCTGATATTTACAGTCTATGGCGTCCTAGGTGTTCCTCGCACCATTGGAATTATTCAACCGATTTTAATTTTATTGGCTGTAGGGGCCTCTAGGGCTTTAGTAAGTTACTGGTTAGGTGGTCTGTATAAAAATAATTTTTATAGAACTAATTTGCCTAAAACTTTGATTTATGGCGCTGGAACTTCAGGGCGTCAGTTGGCTGCTGCTTTGGCTCATAGTACGGAAATGATCGTCATAGGTTTTTTGGACGATGATCGTAAAATTCAAGGGCAAACATTGAATGGCCTTCCTGTGCACAATCCTGAATGTTTGGCGCACTTAAAGCGGCGGAAAAATGTTCATAGGGTACTTTTAGCAATTCCTTCTACTTCAAGAAAAAGACGCAATGAAATTCTGAATGCCATTTTGAACCAAAGGCTATTAGTGCAGACTTTGCCTAGCATGTCGGATTTAGCCCATGGGAGGGTGACTATATCCGACTTGCGTTGGCTTGATATTGATGACTTGTTAGGAAGAGAGGCCGTTCATCCAAACTCAGAATTATTAGGTAAGAATATTACAAATAGTAAGGTGCTTATTACAGGTGCAGGTGGATCTATTGGAAGTGAGTTGACTAGACAAATCTTCTTGCTTAAACCAAAAGTTTTATTGTTGGTTGAACAAAGTGAGTTTGCTTTATACCAAATTTACGAAGAGCTTTTAAATTCTACAAATCAAGATGACGAAAACCCTATTGAAATTATTCCTCTTATTGCTTCCGTCTGCGATGAGGCAAGAATAAATTCTATATTTAGCGCATGGCATCCCAATACAGTTTTTCATGCTGCCGCCTATAAGCATGTCCCTTTAGTGGAGCATAATCCGGCTGAAGGTATAAGAAATAATATATTTGGTACATTAATTACTGCGCAGTGTGCAGCTAGGCATCAGGTCAAAAATTTTGTATTGGTCAGTACGGATAAAGCCGTACGCCCTACAAATATCATGGGGGCGACTAAGAGGCTTGCTGAGAATATCTTACAGGCCTTGTCTTCTACAGAAACTAGGACAACATTTTCTATGGTCAGGTTCGGGAACGTTTTAGATTCATCTGGGTCGGTTGTGCCAAAGTTTCGTCAGCAGATAGCTGCTGGAGGTCCCATTACGTTAACTGATACAAAAATAACACGTTATTTTATGACCATCCCTGAGGCAGCTCAATTGGTCATTCAGGCTGGCGCGATGGGTTCTGGAGGCGATGTTTTTGTATTAGATATGGGTGAACCAGTAAGAATTATGGACTTGGCTAAAAAGATGATTGAGCTATCTGGCTTTTCTGTAAAAGATGAGCTTAATATTGATGGAGACATTGAGATACAGGTCATAGGTTTGCGACCAGGTGAAAAGCTTTATGAAGAGTTGTTAATTGGAGATAACCCTATGCCCACTGGACATCCTAGAATCATGAAGGCACATGAAGACTTTATAGCATGGGGTGAGCTAGAGTCGAAACTGGTAGAGCTTAAAAGTTTCTTAGATGCTGCTGGAGACCCGGTTCAAATTCGAGATTTATTGGCGCAATTGGTGCCTGGTTATCAACCACTCGGAGGGGTTGTAGATTGGATTTATTTAAAGGGTTTAAATAATTATTCCTAG
- a CDS encoding polysaccharide biosynthesis protein — MFQNKILMITGGTGSFGQTVLKRFLESDVREIRIFSRDEKKQEEMRIALNNPKLKFYIGDVRDYNSLLSAMKGVDYVFHAAALKQVPSCEFYPIEAVKTNVLGTENVLNAATANQAKRVVVLSTDKAVYPINAMGISKAMAEKLMVAKARTQLEKETVFCATRYGNVMASRGSVIPLFVSQIKEGKALTVTDPNMTRFLMSLEESVDLVLYAFTHGEQGDIFVQKAPASTVADLAEAIRLIFSAKSPVRTIGTRHGEKLYESLISREEMAKAEDMGDYYRIPADNRDLNYAQFFSEGEEKIAQFDDYTSHNTNQLNVEQIKNLLLKLDFIREELNA, encoded by the coding sequence ATGTTTCAAAATAAAATTTTAATGATTACGGGCGGCACTGGATCCTTTGGTCAGACCGTTTTAAAGCGCTTCCTTGAATCGGACGTGCGTGAAATTCGGATCTTTAGTCGAGATGAAAAAAAGCAAGAAGAAATGCGAATTGCTTTAAATAATCCTAAGCTCAAATTTTATATTGGCGATGTTAGAGACTACAACAGTCTTTTGTCTGCTATGAAAGGTGTTGACTATGTGTTTCATGCTGCTGCACTAAAACAGGTTCCATCCTGTGAGTTCTATCCAATTGAAGCGGTGAAAACAAATGTACTAGGAACTGAAAATGTATTAAACGCTGCAACCGCCAATCAAGCAAAGAGAGTAGTTGTGCTAAGTACCGACAAAGCAGTTTATCCAATTAATGCTATGGGTATTTCTAAAGCTATGGCAGAAAAATTAATGGTGGCTAAAGCACGTACCCAGCTTGAAAAAGAGACTGTTTTCTGTGCCACTCGTTACGGCAATGTAATGGCATCTAGGGGGTCCGTCATCCCGCTATTTGTTAGTCAAATTAAAGAAGGAAAAGCTTTAACTGTTACCGATCCTAATATGACCCGCTTTTTGATGTCTCTTGAAGAATCGGTCGATCTTGTGCTTTATGCGTTTACACATGGTGAGCAGGGGGATATTTTTGTACAAAAGGCGCCAGCATCTACAGTTGCTGATTTAGCCGAAGCAATCAGGCTGATATTTAGTGCTAAATCTCCGGTTCGTACTATAGGCACGCGCCATGGCGAAAAACTCTATGAATCGCTGATTTCTAGGGAAGAAATGGCCAAAGCCGAGGATATGGGTGATTATTATCGAATCCCTGCTGACAACAGAGATTTAAACTATGCCCAATTCTTTAGTGAGGGAGAGGAAAAGATTGCTCAGTTTGATGACTACACCTCTCACAATACTAATCAATTAAATGTTGAGCAAATAAAGAATTTATTATTAAAGTTGGATTTCATTCGGGAAGAGTTAAATGCTTAA
- the wecB gene encoding non-hydrolyzing UDP-N-acetylglucosamine 2-epimerase — protein MLKVMTIVGTRPELIKMSRVIAELDQHTNHILVHTGQNYDYELNNLFFEELGIRKPDCFLEAVGDNAAQTIARVIEKSDGVMELEKPDAVMLYGDTNSCLAVISAKRRKIPVFHMEAGNRCFDQRVPEELNRKVLDHLSDINLVLTEHARRYLIAEGIRPETIIKSGSHMREVLDHYMPKIQQSNILEKLGLKRRQYFVVSMHREENVDDPQNLMDMVDSLNGLAEKYHFPIIVSTHPRTQKRLDALQNKPMNSLIQYAKPFGFFDYNKLQTEAFCVVSDSGTITEEGSLLNLPAITIRNAHERPEGMDVGTLIMSGLKRERVLDAVKVITDQYEDGKRALLPVADYEAGSVSKKILRIVMSYTDHINRTVWSKS, from the coding sequence ATGCTTAAGGTAATGACAATTGTAGGTACTAGACCTGAACTTATCAAGATGAGTAGGGTTATTGCAGAATTAGATCAGCATACGAACCATATTCTTGTTCATACTGGGCAAAATTATGATTACGAGTTAAATAACCTTTTTTTTGAAGAGCTAGGCATTCGGAAACCAGATTGCTTTTTAGAGGCTGTTGGCGATAATGCCGCACAAACGATTGCAAGAGTAATTGAAAAATCTGATGGTGTAATGGAGCTGGAAAAGCCGGATGCAGTAATGTTGTACGGAGATACCAATTCTTGCTTGGCTGTTATTTCGGCTAAGCGCCGTAAGATTCCAGTATTTCATATGGAGGCGGGCAATCGTTGTTTTGATCAACGTGTGCCCGAAGAGTTAAATCGTAAGGTCCTTGATCATTTGAGTGATATTAATTTGGTCCTGACAGAGCATGCTAGACGTTATTTGATTGCCGAGGGAATTAGGCCAGAGACAATTATTAAATCTGGCTCCCATATGCGTGAAGTGCTGGATCACTACATGCCGAAAATACAGCAGTCCAATATTTTAGAGAAGCTCGGCCTAAAGCGTAGACAGTATTTCGTTGTAAGCATGCATCGAGAAGAGAATGTCGATGACCCTCAGAATCTGATGGATATGGTTGATTCTTTAAATGGATTAGCCGAGAAATATCATTTCCCAATCATAGTATCTACCCATCCCAGAACTCAAAAACGTCTAGATGCATTGCAAAATAAACCCATGAATTCATTAATTCAATATGCAAAACCATTCGGTTTTTTTGATTACAACAAGCTTCAAACGGAGGCTTTTTGCGTAGTTTCCGACAGTGGAACTATTACAGAAGAGGGATCTTTGCTGAATCTTCCAGCTATCACGATTCGCAATGCCCATGAAAGACCGGAGGGTATGGATGTGGGAACCTTGATTATGTCTGGTCTTAAGCGCGAACGCGTTTTAGATGCTGTAAAAGTAATAACAGATCAGTATGAAGATGGCAAAAGAGCTCTTTTGCCTGTAGCGGACTATGAAGCAGGCTCGGTATCTAAGAAAATTTTGAGAATCGTAATGAGTTATACGGACCATATTAATCGTACAGTTTGGTCAAAAAGTTAG
- a CDS encoding dTDP-4-dehydrorhamnose reductase family protein: MKILVFGASGMIGSAIFRVLSNESAYEVYGSIRSVRWKEFFNEEQLKHLIVCSDILDQTALVRIFSEVRPNVVINCIGLTKHHKEADDVLLAAPLNALLPHRLADLCKLCNARLIHISTDCIFSGSRGNYVESDHSDAVDVYGKTKYLGEVLDYPNTVTLRTSTIGHELQSSYGLLEWFLSQEGSCTGFKKAVFSGLPNIVFAEVIRDYVIPRPSLHGLYHVGALPIGKYDLLRLIAIEYGKNIKIIGNDELSINRSLNSDLFSNITGYRAPNWTELIKSMHKSQEVMHVSK; this comes from the coding sequence ATGAAGATATTAGTGTTTGGGGCTAGCGGTATGATTGGCAGCGCAATTTTTCGAGTGCTAAGTAATGAGAGTGCTTATGAGGTTTATGGCTCAATTCGTTCGGTTCGATGGAAAGAGTTCTTTAATGAAGAGCAGTTAAAGCATTTGATAGTGTGCAGTGATATTTTGGATCAAACTGCCTTGGTGCGAATATTTTCAGAAGTTCGGCCAAATGTTGTAATTAACTGTATTGGATTGACGAAACATCACAAGGAGGCGGACGATGTTTTATTAGCCGCCCCGCTGAATGCCTTGCTTCCACATCGCTTAGCCGATTTATGTAAGCTATGCAATGCTCGATTAATACATATCAGTACGGATTGTATTTTCTCTGGATCCCGCGGCAACTATGTAGAGTCTGATCATTCCGATGCAGTCGATGTTTACGGTAAAACAAAATACCTAGGTGAAGTTTTGGATTATCCAAATACAGTTACTTTGAGAACTTCTACAATAGGTCATGAGTTACAAAGTTCCTACGGGTTGCTTGAATGGTTTTTATCGCAAGAAGGTTCTTGCACTGGCTTTAAAAAGGCGGTTTTCTCTGGTTTGCCAAATATTGTTTTTGCAGAGGTCATAAGGGACTACGTAATACCTAGACCTTCTTTGCATGGCTTGTATCATGTTGGTGCGCTACCCATAGGTAAGTATGATCTATTAAGGTTAATTGCTATTGAGTACGGAAAAAATATTAAGATCATCGGTAATGATGAACTTTCTATTAATCGATCTTTAAATTCTGATCTATTTAGTAATATTACTGGTTACCGTGCGCCTAATTGGACAGAATTAATAAAGTCAATGCACAAATCTCAAGAGGTAATGCATGTTTCAAAATAA
- a CDS encoding lipopolysaccharide biosynthesis protein, whose translation MRLSQSLIKAGILGAGACIGPIAQLLATPFLTRIYTPADFGYLALFTSIVSVLIVVSCLRYEGAIQVVSENDLGKIISLALLSALGVLVVERFLLSTGIPQIKFESLHNLGSDVKFLPFVSAAGAALLIITNFTLRQGRYVKNAFLRSGTTIIFIAIALGCPAFGLIYANIAASILMGIIALIYLLLNTKFGPINKVLALGKKYIEYPLFLTPTSLLDTVTLALPILFMSGSYGMEAVGQFTQIQKLLGAPIILLGIVTAQLFSKRSGELFRSGLSSKKLLWKTVGLLALASLFTLLIASLFGETLSQFILGEEWRKASTFFIILAIAPCLVRSVVSPVSFIFLAYQKIKYLVLWQVLYFIVSYSALYYAASTTMNLERFIISYIITESFMYMLYLSMANYVSKIQNTSPPMQ comes from the coding sequence ATGAGGCTATCTCAGAGTCTAATAAAAGCTGGGATTTTAGGTGCGGGTGCCTGTATCGGACCAATTGCACAACTATTAGCTACCCCATTTCTAACAAGAATTTATACGCCCGCTGACTTTGGTTACTTAGCTTTATTCACGTCCATCGTAAGTGTTTTGATAGTCGTTTCATGTCTGCGTTATGAGGGGGCAATCCAAGTTGTATCCGAGAATGATTTAGGAAAAATTATTTCCTTAGCGCTACTATCTGCGCTTGGTGTCCTAGTAGTAGAGCGCTTCCTTTTATCAACGGGAATACCGCAAATTAAGTTTGAATCCCTTCATAACCTAGGATCAGACGTTAAGTTTTTACCATTTGTCTCCGCTGCCGGAGCGGCACTATTAATAATAACGAATTTCACACTCAGGCAAGGTAGGTATGTCAAAAATGCCTTTTTACGTTCTGGTACAACAATTATATTTATTGCAATAGCATTGGGATGTCCTGCATTTGGTTTGATATATGCAAATATTGCTGCAAGTATATTGATGGGAATTATTGCGCTAATTTACTTATTGCTAAATACAAAATTTGGACCTATTAATAAGGTCTTAGCGCTAGGAAAAAAATATATTGAATACCCTTTATTTTTAACGCCAACATCTTTGCTTGATACGGTTACTCTTGCATTGCCAATTCTATTTATGAGTGGATCTTATGGAATGGAAGCGGTAGGCCAGTTTACTCAAATTCAAAAACTCCTTGGCGCTCCTATCATCTTATTAGGAATAGTAACTGCTCAACTTTTCTCTAAACGATCTGGTGAATTATTTCGCTCTGGACTATCATCTAAAAAGTTGCTTTGGAAGACTGTTGGGTTACTGGCACTTGCTTCCCTTTTTACACTTTTAATTGCCTCACTTTTTGGTGAGACTCTGTCTCAATTCATATTGGGCGAGGAATGGAGGAAGGCGAGTACATTTTTTATAATCCTGGCTATAGCACCCTGTCTAGTGCGGTCAGTAGTATCGCCGGTATCATTTATATTTCTTGCATATCAAAAAATTAAATATCTTGTTTTATGGCAAGTTTTATATTTCATAGTCAGTTATTCAGCACTGTATTATGCTGCCTCTACAACAATGAATTTAGAAAGATTTATCATTTCCTATATAATTACAGAGTCATTTATGTACATGCTGTACTTGAGTATGGCCAATTATGTCTCAAAAATTCAAAATACTTCTCCACCAATGCAGTAA
- a CDS encoding glycosyltransferase, with the protein MKIVFLAHYFPPLNSSGVRRIQSFARYLSLMGHQICVISSKKSSRDGLLTEDVPDYVRLYELNGFGLVSASLSTSSGFQMIEGAKNNRSPMGNFLLRLKRSIARKTGQLIDHRLVYAFQFMYPWLDKNVRSELVNADVVMSTSPPWPVHLAGLIVKRRFLRPWVADYRDQFSGSHIQSGSPWFQKQELCLERWLLKSANAVVTISAPMKEYYQQFHPSVCCIENGYEDTLFEATNGNHLQEMSMAPSSKEIIIRYLGTITQDRIPMGFFRALVKINAKPGKKIIAEFYGDSSLLVEAITRQVSEVKPYIKICQQLPYVEAIAAMQHADALFFIETSDFSSHSARGVLTTKLFEYLAANKPIIAEINEKALAATYIRRAGMDLVISEEADSIELALNILREGNYCSKRNHSFVQGLSRRLKSVELEKLLLKIVNNSDLGLA; encoded by the coding sequence TTGAAGATCGTATTTCTCGCTCACTATTTCCCTCCACTTAATTCATCAGGCGTAAGAAGAATTCAGTCTTTTGCTCGCTACCTTTCTTTAATGGGTCACCAAATTTGCGTCATATCGTCCAAAAAATCTAGTCGCGATGGCTTGCTGACAGAAGATGTGCCTGATTATGTTCGTTTATATGAATTAAATGGCTTTGGATTAGTCTCAGCATCTCTATCTACATCCTCGGGTTTTCAGATGATTGAGGGTGCTAAAAACAATCGATCTCCAATGGGTAATTTTCTCCTTCGATTGAAGCGATCTATAGCAAGAAAGACCGGCCAATTGATTGACCATAGATTAGTTTATGCTTTTCAGTTTATGTATCCGTGGCTAGATAAAAATGTTCGGAGTGAACTAGTGAACGCAGATGTTGTAATGTCTACTAGTCCACCATGGCCCGTTCATCTGGCTGGATTGATTGTAAAAAGAAGGTTTTTAAGACCCTGGGTTGCAGATTATCGAGATCAGTTTAGCGGAAGCCATATTCAATCTGGTTCACCTTGGTTTCAAAAACAAGAGCTCTGTCTAGAGCGCTGGCTTTTAAAATCTGCAAATGCAGTTGTAACAATTTCGGCGCCAATGAAGGAGTACTACCAGCAATTTCATCCCTCGGTTTGTTGCATTGAAAATGGATATGAGGACACTCTTTTTGAGGCAACAAACGGGAATCATCTTCAAGAAATGAGTATGGCTCCTTCTTCCAAGGAAATAATCATTCGCTATTTAGGGACGATTACTCAAGACAGAATTCCTATGGGATTTTTCAGGGCTCTAGTAAAAATTAACGCCAAGCCTGGCAAGAAAATCATTGCTGAGTTTTACGGTGATTCCAGTCTTTTAGTTGAAGCAATCACTCGGCAAGTATCAGAGGTCAAACCCTATATCAAAATATGCCAACAACTTCCTTATGTTGAGGCAATAGCTGCAATGCAGCACGCTGACGCACTATTTTTCATCGAGACTTCAGATTTTTCTTCTCATAGCGCTCGCGGTGTACTGACGACTAAGCTTTTTGAATATTTGGCTGCCAATAAGCCAATTATTGCTGAGATAAATGAAAAAGCTTTGGCTGCTACCTATATTAGGCGAGCGGGGATGGATTTGGTAATTTCAGAGGAAGCAGATTCAATTGAACTAGCGTTGAATATTTTGCGAGAAGGTAATTATTGCTCTAAGAGGAATCATTCTTTTGTTCAGGGATTGTCTCGGCGCTTAAAATCAGTTGAGCTTGAAAAACTTTTACTGAAGATCGTTAACAACTCAGATCTAGGGCTAGCATGA